The Daucus carota subsp. sativus chromosome 7, DH1 v3.0, whole genome shotgun sequence genome window below encodes:
- the LOC108194973 gene encoding protein FAR1-RELATED SEQUENCE 5-like, which translates to MDKMFARFEGRKSLKKNDYVDVHDDDGKCGNDRDNIDYVNVDSDGEEFFCSEQLDEDEIMHENRGSMHESSDNLHDSSDNIVDEDEPISIPCLNQKFANLQRAENLFRAYALNHGFAIKIQNTQRRVKDKSIYGRMYVCNLAGENRGKNPVEEEEILIGSVGSVKGKRRRDVLPRSGCKVRMYVVNKKKSTHWEITSLELEHNHEVVTPSKMSLIRRERHVTAAQRNLIKTLHASGVPPRQQMNIFGQMHGGAEQVGFNSQHLRNVVRDFRKDNMGVNDAQAGLDLLYRLKEESGGKFFIKTLLDEQQRLKCLVWVDPRSMMAYRNFGDVVAFDTTYRTNRYAMPFVPFTGVNHHYQSIVFGFALVRDELKTTFEWVLSTWLEAMEGKEPLAIITDQDQAMAAAIESQLPNTSHLLCSWHISNKFPEKLANYYSKEGFKFDFNNCIYHSLTEDVFEDRWKALILKYNLEGNTWLQGLYALKHKWVESYTRNTFSAGQKTTSRSEGMNAYFDAYVGSCTGLKDFVEGAQKALERQFMREKDEDYNTYHRSRCMQMKTALEHHAASIYTKEMFRRFQEQLVEANKYFVEKDRDRSLEDVEDTFYKCYRPLTGASQRTMYLVSFNKVSLRGSCICRMYDHVGMPCRHIIAVLTKRCVAELPEHFVKRRWTKDANRVDGVLPYQTSEVESPSHELTPTERFNHMTLLTMAFSHSCSASKERYEYAVGVINRETEIIEKMPVDGVEREGGKMTDASDNDSVSHVSNSFSDSDEMVDSPTFSELEEAWRHLDELAEMYEPPPLVEEEDNALYPADEEAYRSRCWTEACQWCASDNMFERVAYNLTPYFLPILNLGQEYPGGPNKVSPWDGGWIVECDRIADIHKLRPRAGCMRDQMRIEYVKGWVSHLDGDDTGKWITGKAPFATFRLYDGSSSIRVTIWNDHNTHANVTDGVLREGCVVVLYWVACFVRADAPPGTSTHRLSGGFSNILAIFS; encoded by the exons ATGGATAAGATGTTTGCAAGATTTGAAGGtagaaaaagtttaaaaaaaaatgattatgtTGATGTACATGATGATGATGGTAAATGTGGTAATGATAGAGATAATATTGATTATGTTAATGTTGATAGTGATGGTGAGGAGTTTTTTTGTAGTGAGCAATTAGATGAAGATGAAATTATGCATGAAAATAGAGGTAGTATGCATGAAAGTAGTGATAATTTGCATGATAGTAGTGATAATATTGTGGATGAAGATGAGCCTATTAGTATCCCTTGCTTGAATCAAAAATTTGCTAATTTACAAAGGGCGGAAAATTTATTTAGGGCGTATGCTTTAAACCATGGTTTTGCAATTAAGATACAAAACACGCAGAGGCGAGTGAAGGATAAATCCATATATGGTCGAATGTACGTCTGTAATTTAGCGGGGGAAAATCGCGGGAAAAACCCCGTTGAGGAAGAAGAAATATTGATTGGTAGTGTTGGAAGTGTTAAGGGCAAACGGCGTAGAGATGTGCTGCCTAGAAGTGGTTGCAAAGTTAGAATGTACGTGGTTAACAAGAAAAAATCAACTCATTGGGAGATAACCTCTTTGGAATTAGAACACAATCACGAAGTCGTTACTCCTTCCAAGATGAGTTTGATAAGACGGGAGAGACATGTGACCGCGGCTCAAAGAAATTTAATCAAGACCTTACATGCTTCGGGTGTCCCACCAAGACAACAAATGAATATTTTTGGTCAAATGCATGGGGGAGCggaacaagttggttttaatAGCCAACATTTAAGAAATGTCGTGCGCGATTTTAGAAAGGACAACATGGGAGTAAACGATGCTCAAGCCGGTTTGGATTTGTTGTATCGTTTGAAAGAAGAGAGTGGCGGTAAGTTTTTTATCAAGACTCTCCTTGATGAACAACAAAGATTGAAGTGTCTTGTATGGGTCGATCCCCGCTCTATGATGGCCTATCGAAATTTTGGTGATGTGGTTGCGTTTGACACAACATATCGAACTAATAGATATGCTATGCCGTTTGTGCCTTTCACCGGAGTCAATCATCACTATCAATCAATAGTTTTTGGTTTTGCACTCGTGCGGGATGAATTGAAGACAACTTTTGAGTGGGTTTTGAGTACTTGGCTAGAGGCGATGGAAGGCAAAGAACCCCTAGCTATCATAACCGATCAAGATCAAGCCATGGCCGCGGCTATTGAATCACAACTACCGAATACCTCACATTTGTTATGCTCATGGCACATTAGCAACAAATTCCCCGAGAAACTTGCAAATTATTACTCAAAGGAagggtttaaatttgatttcaacaattgcatCTATCACTCTTTGACTGAAGATGTGTTTGAGGATCGGTGGAAGGCTTTGATTTTGAAATACAATTTGGAAGGCAATACATGGCTTCAAGGGTTATATGCTTTGAAGCATAAGTGGGTGGAGTCTTACACAAGAAACACTTTTTCTGCGGGTCAGAAAACCACATCAAGAAGTGAAGGAATGAATGCCTATTTTGATGCCTATGTTGGTTCTTGCACCGGTTTGAAGGATTTTGTTGAGGGTGCACAAAAAGCTTTGGAGAGGCAATTTATGCGTGAGAAAGATGAGGATTACAATACGTATCATAGAAGTCGTTGCATGCAAATGAAAACCGCCTTGGAGCACCACGCGGCTTCCATTTATACCAAAGAAATGTTTCGAAGATTTCAAGAACAATTGGTTGAAGCAAATAAGTACTTCGTGGAGAAAGATAGAGATCGGTCTTTGGAAGATGTTGAAGACACATTCTACAAATGTTATAGACCGTTGACGGGTGCATCTCAGAGAACCATGTATCTTGTATCATTCAACAAGGTGTCATTACGGGGTTCATGCATTTGTAGAATGTATGACCATGTTGGCATGCCATGCCGTCACATTATTGCCGTGTTGACGAAGAGGTGTGTGGCGGAACTACCGGAACATTTTGTGAAACGGCGTTGGACAAAGGATGCCAATAGAGTTGATGGCGTGTTGCCATATCAAACATCCGAAGTTGAATCACCATCTCATGAGTTGACTCCCACGGAAAGATTTAACCACATGACCTTACTTACCATGGCTTTTAGTCATAGTTGCTCCGCGTCGAAAGAGCGGTATGAATATGCCGTTGGGGTTATTAATCGAGAGACGGAGATTATTGAGAAAATGCCCGTTGACGGGGTAGAACGTGAAGGAG GTAAAATGACCGACGCTTCGGATAATGACTCAGTGTCACACGTAAGCAATTCATTCTCGGACTCGGATGAAATGGTAGATTCACCTACCTTTAGTGAGTTGGAGGAAGCATGGCGTCATCTTGACGAATTAGCAGAAATGTACGAACCACCTCCCCTAGTGGAAGAAGAAGACAATGCGTTGTACCCAGCTGACGAAGAGGCCTACCGGTCAAGATGTTGGACTGAAGCATGTCAGTGGTGTGCAAGCGATAACATGTTCGAAAGGGTGGCGTACAACTTGACCCCATATTTTCTCCCAATTTTGAACTTGGGTCAGGAGTACCCCGGTGGCCCAAACAAAGTCTCCCCGTGGGATGGTGGTTGGATTGTTGAGTGTGATAGGATAGCCGACATTCACAAATTGAGGCCTCGCGCGGGTTGCATGCGTGACCAAATGCGTATTGAATATGTGAAGGGttgggtgtcccatctagatggtGATGATACGGGGAAATGGATTACCGGCAAAGCACCATTTGCAACATTTCGTCTCTATGATGGGTCTAGTAGCATTCGTGTCACAATATGGAATGACCACAATACTCATGCCAATGTGACTGATGGTGTGCTCCGTGAAGGTTGTGTTGTCGTGCTGTATTGGGTGGCATGCTTCGTTAGAGCTGATGCACCGCCCGGAACTTCCACGCACCGATTATCGGGTGGCTTCTCCAACATTTTAGCGATTTTTAGTTAG